aaaccaacgaAAATGTTACAGGCAAGACAAATAGCACTTAGAGAGCGATGAGATAGAGTTCCAAATGGTAGGAACTGCCTTTAAGGTCGGCCATGAGAGGTAGAGTCAGCCAAAAACTCATGAGTTACCAACATCCAAAAAAGTATTTCCCTTCAGAGCCAGTGGATACAAAGCATGTTTAGAGTACCAAACTTGCAGGCAAAACCCAAGGCTAGACAAGAAGTTTTCACTGTGGTAGATCAACACAAGCTCTCTCCAGTAGGCACCATTTACCACCCAAAAAACCATAAGCTTTATTTATGCGGACTACCCACCCGTAGGGAGAGAGCAAAACCCACTGTCGGGATAGAGAAGAAAGACGTCCCTCCTGCCCAGAAGGGGCAGGGGAGACTGTGGAGCCGGCAGAATAAGAGATTAAGAGCCTTAGATACAGAGGaataaattgaaagaaaaaaaaaggcagAGTTTAAGTATTCTTGATCGAAACTAATTATActaaagaaaaatatttaaattacatATGCTAAAGTTTCTTCTTAATTAGTATTGTAATCGAAAAaagaaattttcatttcaaaactTCCACTATAAAAAGATAGAATTTACCATCAAATTCAAAACAACACAACTACAAGTTGAAAGATGGAAGATAATGTGGTGCCTGATTTTTGAAAATACCAAATAACCTAAGTGCATGTCCTGAAAATCCTGCTTTTGCTTTTTGGTTGGTTGCAGTTTGCTGGTTTCGACCAAACAAAGTCTAGAGGACATGCAATAATTAATATACAATCTCTAATAGATCTTCAAATCATCTTTTTCCCACGTATGTGATACTAGTCTTTCGCTAAAACAATATGCTGACTATACAACAGAACTATTCATCTAGAAAGAGAATCTAGCTAGAATATAGCTTGATTgggattaatttataataaagttTAATATATCagcttaaataatttaaattattagtttgagtGGTAATTGAGTTTGTTCTTCCATTTTTTGAATTTGTTAGTTTATCCAGCATTTTATAGTTTATAAAAGATCGATTTCTCCTCAAGGTCATGACTATTACTTCTAATAATGTTTTCTCTAAGTCGATTGAACTTGAATTCTCACTTTGGAATCGTAGTGAGTTCTATTGTTACACCCAACACTCGTTATGAATTTATTCTTCAATTAATTTGTAgtgtatttataatatatattaaattaaattataaaattaatgcaTAAAATCACTTAGTCATcatattagaaatatttaaatctacttatttaaattattaataaaaaaatctatCAATAAAAAGTCAATACAATATTTACAGGACTTTGTATCCAATTAAACTAACAATAACATATGCCCACTTTGACTGGTTTAAAATTTATGATagataatgatgtatatatagtaGTTTGTTGGGGTTATGGTGAAAATAtcaaaaggaagaaaaagaaagaagttgaACAAGTCACGATAATCAATTTAGTCCACAATTAAATGTGAGAGCAGAATatttaatatgaaaataaatatGGCCCAACTGTTCGAGGAATTATTAGGTGCACCCGGTGCACATACACCTTCTCTCACAATCACGTGGGATCCACTTCCTATATAATAGGAATGACCCACTTTCTATGAGAGAGGGAGCACTATTTTTTAGTGCACCGGATGCACCTAATAATTAGCCCAACTGTTCTTCAATCTTCCTGCCCCTTGATGTAAACATTTGCATACGTCGTATTGGCCTCTCAATTATAAATTCTTGCACCCAACAGATAAATATATACACACAAACTcactttgataaattaaaatatatcccTAGACTTAgagatagaaaaataaatgagttATCGATCATTAGAAGGGAGcatatcaattgaccaaatactAACTTTTGATTAGTGGTGGAATTTTCATACTCAAATTATGccacaattaatttgaaattcaACGGTGCAAGAATATTTTTCCATCTCCTTTCCCCTTTCTACGTAATTGGATTAGGTATGTACTATGCATATTCTTAGAAGTcaattattttaaattcatatataaaattaaaatgattgaGTTGAGTTTAAAATAATAGAAATTCAAAAGTTAATAGaaattcatcattttcattttttttttaagttcctAAATTTTCCCAAGTccataattaaacaattaaatatttttGTCTTGAATGCTTTGAACACAATAATTGTTTAGTTCAATAAGAAGAccattcaacaaaagaggttaaaGGCAATGAAATGAAGAGGGTGAATGAGACCACTCCCACGATATCATACATTAGCATAATTATGAAGAAACTAGGTATCTAGCTAGGTATATTAGTAGCAATAGAATAAATCAGATCCTATAATATATAATCCAGCCAAGGCACGATcaatcaataaaataataaatgtgGTCCACAGCTATTGATACAGTTCCAATGTACAATTAAATAAAAAGGATGAACTCCCTACATAATAAATGAGTTCATGTCTCCAATTATGTCTTTCTCCTCTCTTCTGCATTAATGTAAAGAAGCGTTAGAAGAATTCCTTCTCTGGTACAGCAGGTGAAACACCATTAAATTCTTCATTAACTCTACACTAACTAATAATATATTACCCAAAAAAATGGCCCAGATTGAATCACAAGAGGGCAATGAAATTGAGATGTacctattaattaaaaatgtgtatttttactttttttttatttgatttgagattttttttaaatttttttatgaataaaaataaatatttttttttactttaatatttaaataaatttatgttgAAAAATCAAAAGGGTCCATTAAAAATTTAGAATTGCAAGGAGGGCTCAAAGCCCCAGTCTAGACTCCCCCAATCATTTCAATAGCTGACCTTTGAACCGACAACCCGACTCACCCATATCCCTCCTCTTCCTATCACTTGAAAACAGAAAACCTGCCGCTTATTCTCCTGCACACCACCATCTTCCGATCATAAAGACACGTGTCGTAGATCAGACGGGTCAGATTCTTTGAGTTGACGACCATAGTCAAAAACCCTAGCCCAATAAAAGCAAGAGGGAACATGACGAAAGCCATCTTTCAATTTTcatcttcttttatttttctctgcTATTATTTCTTTGACCTTTATGGCTCACCCCTTTTTTCCTCCTCCGTTTCATATTCTGCTTTGTCTCTCATTTGTCTCCATTTGTTAATTCTTttaatgtgtgtatatatatatatatatatatatatgttataacTTTACCTTTTCACTTCGACAAAATCAGTCTTTTATCTCCTTCTTCATcatcttctttcttgttcctagCTGTTGCTACCTGCTTCATGGCTGTTTCACCCACGAGCTCTTCTAGCTTGGAGTTGACCATATCCATGCCTGGCTTCTCTTCATCCTTGTATCTTCCTTCCTCTGGTAATCCACAACTCAATTCTCCccaatctctctctctttcctatTATATATTGTTTTATCTGATTCTGATCCTTTATATTTAAAGGATATTTCTATGGCTATTAGATTTCATATATATCATTTCggctaaataattaatatatctgATGCTCGATCTCCTACAGTTGTATTATTTGCATGTTTTTTCGTCCCTTCTTTATTAAGATGTcgttctttctttttttatttctttctctttCGAGCTCTTGCGTGATGGCTATGTATCAAATTGAATAATTTGGCGCTAAACGTATTTACTCTTGGTCAAAATATATACAAATGATCACAACAGGTGAAGGGGGCTGTGCAGTGAAAGATTTGGACATAAACCAAGTACCCTCAAGAGCAGAAGAAGAATGGATCACTGCTGGTATGGATGATGAAGAGGAAAGCACTAATGGAGCACCTCCTCGCAAAAAGCTCCGTCTCTCTAAGGAACAGTCTCGCCTTCTTGAAGAAAATTTCAGGCAGCACCACACCTTAAACCCAGTAAACAATCCTACCCACCCCCAACTTTCtccatatatataaatttaaatataatgattattttaaattatgtttaataATCATCGAtttcttttttttctctattGGGTCACTGCAGAGGCAGAAAGAGGCATTGGCTATGCAGTTGAAGCTTAGGCCAAGACAAGTTGAGGTGTGGTTTCAAAACCGTAGGGCCAGGTATTGTACTATATACTCATATGCATATATGTTATTCAGGTGACATTAAATTTTGATGGTGCTTTCATAATATTAAAGTGACTGCTGCTCGATATTAACGCTGACAGAATATAGCAAAAGTATATAAGATGATCTGAATCAGATTCTACCCGTATATATCGTACCTCCATAAAATAGAAAACGATCTTTCTCTGTATCATAGCTAGCTAGTTTTCATTTGGATATTTGATGCAAAATAACGGTTATCCAATCTTAAAGATGCTTTTGGTCATTTTCATGGCCAAAAAAAGAATCAGGCACCATGGATGAcaactatatatatatcaaaGCAAATACTTGTACAGGTTTTATGGaggtaaaagatttttttttgggTCAATACTTTGGACTTTATATATAAAAACTGTTTGTGGGTTAATGGGTCATTTTCATTCTTATATATTTTACAGTAAAAAACAAGTTAGAACTGAAATATTGTTCACATGCCAGTAAATTAAGGAAGAAGTTGATTTTTTTTGGGTATTACTTGGTATTTATTGGttaattatagcaattactgataattaattagattttaacATTTCAAAGGATTATGGTTTATGGGCATTAATTCCTTAGTCAAAAAGggatgctattttttttttttttttttgaaattattgcTGAGAGTATTGCTCAAACTCTTCCAAAAATAACAATCAAATGGGAGATCGCTGTGCATATCTTAATTTCTGGTCACTGCGAAGTTATCTAGGGAATGACATAcacattacataccaaaatgggcaagttaaaatttttttttcttgcaaTAGAAACAGAGTAAATAACCAAAGGAGATGATGATATAAATTATAGAAATAAAGAAAGGACTATTTGCATTTCCAGAAAGAGGACACGTGAGGGACAGGTGGCTCAGCAACAATGTGAACAATAAATGATGTGGTTTTGTCATGAGCTCCCCTTTGAGAACCAATATAATTATGGCCTGTCTAAATCATCATGCTAatgatatcaaataaaaattttgatcGAAAAAGATACATCATATTTGTTGGTATTGAGATGCATGAGTTTCTTTCTTGGCCTCGTGTGCTACTCGGATCATTAAGTGTTTCTTTGACTCATTATTAATTTGGACTAACCCATGCATTTGTATGCCTTATTATTACgtgtaatttaattatataaatattattacgtTATTCCATGAAATCAACATTCttctttatatttttattcattaattataattatttcaaTCAGTCAAAAGCATAAAATCATACCAAAACTTTAATGGAAATTGCAGTTTTTGAGTTCTAGCACTGGCATTGTTAAACGTCAAGTAATATGAAAACCCTAATAATACATTAACTAATAAGTtggaataaatatttatttatagatCAAGGAAGTTATGTCTACAAGCATAGCAAATTTTACTTATGCAATATAGCAATGGGGCACTACTTGTTGTTGGttgatttaattttgattaatttaaaattgaaattttataatttagagAATTTTAATATCAGCTGCCATACACATCAATACATTTATGCTTGCAATCATTTGTAAAGTTGGAAAATAGCACTTGCAGAACATTCTGATACATATTTCGAGTTGGAATTCTTCTAATGCtccaataataaacaacattttGTGTTcccatgcatatattatatataaaaaaataggaGCAAGCTGAAGCAGACAGAGATGGAATGCGAGTACTTGAAGAGATGGTTTGGTTCGCTAACCGAGCAGAACAGAAGGCTACAAAGGGAAGTAGAGGAGCTTAGGGCAATGAAAGTGGGGCCTCCAACTGTGATATCTCCTCACAGTTGTGAGCCTCTCCCAGCATCCACCCTCACTATGTGTCCAAGCTGCGAACGTGTCACCACCACCACTGCCATCGATAAGGACCCCACCAAAAACAACACCACCGCTGCCTCCAtcgccacagccacagccacagccgcCACCTTGTCCTCTAAAGTTGGAACGCCACCCCTCCATTCTCGTCAATCTTCCGCAGCTTGTTAGTCGCTCTGCTCTAattcattattattaatttactttagaagaagaaaaataggtCAAGAGGAATGTTCATAGTATTTTAcacccaaagaaaaaaaaaaggcatgCATGGGATAGATACTGTATACTCGTACGTATATGGTATCTAATCTACATATGGATAATTTACTTGTTAGCACTTtctctcctcttttttttttcaacaattaTTTTATTGCTTGAgctatccatatatatataatttattaattaattggtTAGTAAATTAGTGAAGATTGAAATGTCatgttggaattttttttttccttttttatgcATACAGCCAATGGTATTGttgaattaatttatataaatgaaaatttctagTTTTCCACAATGTGAAAATGCAAAGGTCTTCTTGCTTGAACTACAAGTTTGACGTGTCTTTCCAATATATATAGTCTTTGTGGAATTCAACCCTTTTACCTTACAACAACTAACACATGCACGCATGTATGAGTCTTAGTTAATTATAATACAAGGTCAAACAAGCTCGAATATTGTATACAcgttatgaaaatattttaagaggCTTTGGTTATCcgaattcaatatttttatttaattatatatttttaaatgtattattaaaataagattatatatatatatatatatatattccacaCTTGTGATAAAAGGGCTACAGGGATTAAATATAGAAGGGTcaaaattaaatactcaaatcatGTAGagtattagaaattaacaatatgCGTTCTTGTATAACAAGTTAACAATAAGCACTTGGAAGAttttcattgaaaaaaaaaataaaattatcagtTAATCCTTTTTGTAAGACACGTGATGGGATTGAGACTGTTTGGGTATTTGCATCTCTCTACATTGTATAGTGATCtatgtatttaataaataaattttattatacatattatattttcaattcatgatataagaaaaaaaaaatcatgtttataataaaaaaaaaattaggtgatgggaaatattttataagaggttCCCACGCGCTAAATTTGAGCCAAATTTTTTCTTAGTGGCCATGGCCAGGGCTTGCTTTTTGAAATGGCCAATTCCAACTTGAGCTATGAGGGCCCTTCCACTTCATCACTTGTGGTATCCAAGCATCTTCAAAGATATTATTACAGGATAAGATTTTATTATACTTTGAAAGCAAAAGTAGCCATCTGAATTTCTtttgaaagattttttttttttttttgtccagtTTTATTTTCATTTCTGGTGATAGGTTCCTTTATTGGTGTTAAATATTCTATATTTTTCTCCAAGTTATAATGGAACTTGAAAAGGTCAGCCTTTAGATCCACATAGACCCCAACCTCAAGCCCAATTTGTCTGCAAGATTACACTTGCCAATTATTGGAGCCTAAAATTATAATCTGGCCCAAGACCATAAGTTCTTTTCTCTTTTGAAAAATGATGAGGGTTAATCCCACAACAAAATTAATTAGGGAACTTTAAGAAATAATTATTCAGAATTTGATTAATTTGGTTACAaggaataataatatttaatttagagATATTAATTTGAAAGTGTTTTAAACGATTCTTGGATGTGATTTATAAAATGGGTATAATAATTTAGTCTTATATactctaaataaaaaattattagttcTCATTTTTCACTGAGCAGTATTCTCCAGGAAAATTACCAGTAAAATTTTGTGTATAGCCACATATATGATAAAAGGAAGCACATCAAGAAGCTTCGTTTTGTCTGCTAATTTTTGTATCCAATAAATGTTGTCAATGTCCAAGAACGGTATAGATATATTCATGGAGTGTAGTGTCGTAACCTAAACATTCCTGCAAAATCATGAGCTGGAAATGAGtaggggaaagaaaagaaaaggcaaaaaaaaaaaaaaacaaaagtatATATTGAACATGGATCAGACAATGAGACAATTCATAATGCAATTCATTTTGGAGGCACCACAGCTAAGGAAGCGTAGGAGTATAGGAAAGCCTCTCCCCCTTTCACATAAACCCAACTAAAGGGACACTCCTGGATCCTGCCTGAGAGAAGGACCTTGCCCTACAACTAATGTTATTATTGTAGGACATAACCCAAAATCTAACTTATTCAACTCAACTCATCTTCATGCTGTTGAAtttaaccctttttttttttttgtttttttgtatATAAGTGTACTTCCATCTCTCTTccctcataataataataataataataataataataataataataataataataataataaaatacatttcctttttttaaaGAGTTTTGAAAACTTTAATTAAAAGCCAAGCAAAATTGTGATTTATGATTTTCTATAATGTTATTGATGTACAATTAAACTAGggtttttttaaattgaataattcTTAGTtggtattaaaattttaatatatcatGAATATATGAAAAAGTGATGAATGGTCAGATTGAATGTCGGTGGAAGAGCGACTAATCGCAGGTGGGTTATTTTAGAGTCAACACTCAATGAACATCAATGGAGAAAGAGGGAACAATGGTGCCTCCTGATATAACCCGCCATCTTTGTTTCTTTTCTTCATCAAAAGATTCAGCTTTGGCCTTTGGGCCCTTTCAATGGCAGTGACATTTGATCATATGCTTTAATTATTAGTTAATTAGGTGAATAAATTAGTCCCTCGTACTGATAAACTCATTCTGCAATAAACACAAGTTGGCAAACCACATGGTTCTTAATGTACCTTTGAACATATATACATTAAAGAAATTAACGCTGAACGGAAGAGAGATTTTctatgtcaaataatatattagaaTTTGACTTTTATTGTAATTAACTAGATGATCAATTAAGATAGATACAAGAGATAATCCATATTGTAACAGAGACAATCATATATATAAGAATTTGttatatgaattttgataatcatTATatctcttttattattatttagtcaAATCTAACGTAAAGAATCAAATGTTTTAATCGGAGAAAGTCGGACTATGCCATGGGTATTAATTGGATTATGAAAGATGCatgcatttttcttttttttatttttatgagttGTGACATTAAATTATTCATTGACAGAGGCTTTATTTCCCAACGTAATATATGTCAAAACATATACTCAACATGTCTGCAAGCCCTCATTAAATATGTTTCCCTTATCTTTTTCATTCCTCAATTCTAATTACTGGGTGAAATCCAAAGAGATAGAGATCATCAGATTCTTAATTAACTGCTGTAGACAACATTAGCTCGCTTTTGGAAATTGCTTCTTATTTTTGGAGAAAAGAAACTCAGGATGGATGAAAaaaaccaaaatttcaattttaactcaaaattaaatgaattaaattttttttttaaattaacattttgatataaaataattcataactcataaattaatttaaattttttatataataatttaataaataactaaaatcaatctgcaattaaaattacttaaatctgaatttatccaagTTAACTCATTGTGACCTCTATACCAAGAAGTTGAtgacaaaaataactaaataattaagcattttcattttattaagtgATAAATGAACATCTTCattttatctaattaattagtaaattatCTCATTTAATTTGATCGTATCCtgtaataaaactctagaaaattatataaaatatggcAGAAGGGTAGTGTCTTGAGGATGCATACATGGCTAGTGACACCATCTCAAAAGAATGTTCTTCACATGATGCTTTGGAgtccataataataatagtaaatttattaattaaacaaCCCAACAAGCACGAAACTTGCTTCTCTAagatatctaattaattaattaattaatattaattattgttaAGATAACCTTATCTTTTAGTTCTAGTCACGGCTCAAGATCGAGGCAAACCCAGTAGCTAATCACGAGTCAAACTGATATAGGTGGTTTAACTGTCCACATTACCATGCATGTGAATATATACGATGCAATCAAAATCACATTGTTAATTAATTTGATGATCCATAATTTAGTTACAATGTCCCCTTCAAGACGATGTTAATTAATATCAAGAAAAATAGAATAATTAAGGCATTGTTTGGGAAATGCAAAGGAGGGAGGGACCACTCAAATTACGTACGTCTTGGTGCAAAGGAAATTTACAAGGCCCAATAAAAAGAAGAGGCAATTCCTCAACATATGTGGGCTTGAGGGAATGCAAATTCATTGTTTTTGAGAAATAATAATGTACGCCCCTCTAGTATCAGAATCAAAATCTTGAAATTCATAAACAAGATATTGATGAACAAAAAGATAAAGGGTACTGCTTCATTCAAGGATCAACTTCGCTTGTATTTGTTAATGATTTTCTAACATTATAAATGAATTGTTTCATTGAAATCGCCTTCAAATGGTGTGCTACACAAAGACAAATTACACACCGACTCTTCAAAAAATTAACTTTTAtccttctctttttatttttggtTGGCGGGTGCTTAAGGCAAGGTTTGCGAACCAGGCACTTTATATATTCCTATTGATAAGATACGATTCACTATTACTTTCTATTTATTATAAGGCTAAATACATGTATAAATGTCTTTTTGACGAGGATCTTGCATATGTTCATTTCATACACTTTGGGGCACAAAACCCTACTGGTAAACCTCATTAACAACTGCTTATATTCACCAACAACTTGAACTTTGTATGGCCCAAGATTCTCTAATAAGATTGTGTTTTTGCGTTATCATTTTAGTATCAAAAGATTAACATGGGGTGTGAAACGGGTAGCTTATCTTCCCAAAAAGGGATAAAGGGGAAGAGAGAGGAAACTGCTAGCTAGATAGTATATAGAAAAGGGTGAGGGTGGTGGTGTGGGATATGTGACCATTGTTGAATTGACAACTCATCTAATTAATTAAACACGTTTCATTCAAGTGTCTAAATCGAAATTAGttttaattaatgtaattatgGAGATAATTATGGGGCAGGTGTTGGTCATGCGCAGCTAGTAGTTCAAAGTATGGCCATGTAATCTAGCGTAGATTAGTGAGTTTATGTGCCTTATAGCATAGAAAAATGAGAGATGGGGTTGGTGGGTGTCTCCATGCATGAGATTTGAGGAATCCTCATGGGAGAGTTTTAGGCATGGAGAGGTGTGTGGTGGGGGTGAGGTGGTGGTGGGAAAGAGGCCCAATGGGCCGACAAACTAACGTCTTTTTGACTCACGCATGCCCTAAAACTATACTTGCTTGTGCAAAACCATGCTCAAAATGGGAGCCTTTATACTTATTTTGGTTGCACAAAAAGATGTATAGCTATTTTCATCACTCAAAATTTGGACTAATATGCTTTCAGGCCTTTACCTTTTTTCCCTTCACATCTACACGACTACGATAACTTCTCAATTCAAATTATTGATATGACGTTGCAAATAATAAATTGATTCAACAATGATTGAAAGCGGTTAAAATCAACATAATAGAGTAATCTTTGCTACACCTGGACATATATATTCAGCCAATCAACAAATGATCTATTGGTTAAAATCATGGTAGGTTCCATAGATAAATACATGTTCATGATTTTCAATTGGTTAGGTG
The Hevea brasiliensis isolate MT/VB/25A 57/8 chromosome 18, ASM3005281v1, whole genome shotgun sequence genome window above contains:
- the LOC110662904 gene encoding homeobox-leucine zipper protein HOX3-like; its protein translation is MAVSPTSSSSLELTISMPGFSSSLYLPSSGEGGCAVKDLDINQVPSRAEEEWITAGMDDEEESTNGAPPRKKLRLSKEQSRLLEENFRQHHTLNPRQKEALAMQLKLRPRQVEVWFQNRRARSKLKQTEMECEYLKRWFGSLTEQNRRLQREVEELRAMKVGPPTVISPHSCEPLPASTLTMCPSCERVTTTTAIDKDPTKNNTTAASIATATATAATLSSKVGTPPLHSRQSSAAC